A window of Aricia agestis chromosome 3, ilAriAges1.1, whole genome shotgun sequence contains these coding sequences:
- the LOC121725272 gene encoding uncharacterized protein LOC121725272, protein MQWILLCLLPVVFAIDIDYYDDTLLRARDDDDSVCIKWKRDDCAQRCRPDYSVCIGNVCFCLSLTYGEDKNILRHHIAHFCPSIDKAKQCIFKCMKSGQPAFCGKDNVCYCGHRYTPMDDNSKNNTKAAYSQFRELYQKYFGPNYADDYEVI, encoded by the exons TCGATATAGATTATTACGACGATACATTGCTGCGGGCCAGAGACGATGATGATAGTGTATGTATTAAATGGAAACGGGATGACTGTGCCCAGAGATGCAGGCCAGACTATTCCGTTTGCATCGGAAACGTATGCTTCTGCCTCTCATTGACATACGGTGAAG ACAAGAATATACTGCGTCACCACATCGCTCATTTCTGCCCGAGCATAGACAAGGCTAAGCAATGCATCTTCAAATGCATGAAGTCCGGCCAGCCGGCGTTCTGCGGCAAGGACAATGTGTGCTACTGCGGCCACCGCTACACCCCGATGGATGACAACAGCAAAAACAACACGAAGGCGGCGTACAGTCAGTTCAGGGAACTGTACCAGAAATACTTCGGACCCAACTATGCTGATGATTATGAAGTGATCTAA
- the LOC121725285 gene encoding uncharacterized protein LOC121725285 has product MNWIWIFMYFITIVYGYNIYYYYEGKDKGYRGRPWPVNDTCSSRRRRECRNWCLTPYYACEEMRCYCIYTWYRYVYKDKRGPRTENNALRHHIAHFCPNVDEAKQCIFKCMKTGQPAFCGRDNVCYCGHRYTPMDDNSKNNTKATYSQYKELYQKYFGPNYADDYEVIQI; this is encoded by the exons ATGAATTGGATATGGATTTTCATGTATTTTATAACCATTGTATATGGAT acaatatttattattattatgaaggcAAAGATAAGGGTTACCGTGGAAGGCCATGGCCTGTCAATGATACATGTTCTTCGAGAAGAAGGAGGGAATGTAGGAATTGGTGCTTGACACCATACTACGCTTGCGAGGAAATGAGGTGTTACTGCATTTACACGTGGTATCGTTATGTTTATAAGGATAAAAGAG GCCCACGAACCGAGAACAACGCACTGCGTCACCACATTGCCCATTTCTGCCCGAACGTAGACGAGGCTAAGCAGTGTATCTTCAAATGCATGAAGACCGGCCAGCCGGCGTTCTGTGGCAGGGACAATGTGTGCTACTGCGGCCATCGCTACACCCCGATGGACGACAACAGCAAAAACAACACGAAGGCGACGTACAGTCAGTATAAAGAGCTGTACCAGAAGTACTTCGGACCCAACTATGCCGATGATTATGAAGTTATACAAATTTAA